The Sinomicrobium kalidii genome contains a region encoding:
- a CDS encoding TonB-dependent receptor has product MKLAFPLFLLISLFGNIEAALSQNCTAVFKGEVVDFHDGKPLVNALVQLGDTGKVTATDIDGKFTLSGICPGSYEVEISHESCTTRIMTIAITGTTTKRITLEHHLEELKEVVVEGSRDHPVTNSATEQILHSDVIEKFSSASLGDALKEISGVSSLNTGSSIVKPVIQGLHSSRVVTMNNGVRLQDQEWGMEHAPNLDLNAAGSLTVVKGAAALQYGGDAIGGVIIAEPKNIPVKDTLYGKTLLSGATNGRGGALVSSLTKSYESGWYWSAQGTLKRFGDFEAPDYSLTNTGYSQQAFTASFGLNKFTYGFDAYYSFYRNEIGILRASHIGSQEDLLNAINSRAPYIIEPFSYDINAPKQEVTHHLAKLRFFKRFEKLGKWSVQYDFQQNNRREYDVRRGALKGVPAMDMELTTHTLSSDFLFDAQSGRKINTGVMFRYQTNFPDPETGVRRLIPDYDRYDFGAYASLRQYLTDDLILDAGARYDFTRTDAKKFYKKDRWEDQGYDEDFQDIIIEDYDDQWLTNPVFDFHSVSATAGLKYQTVSDEFLFNYALANRAPNPAEMFSDGLHHSAAAIELGDLRMDQETSHKLSLAYSRESRKLRFTLAPYVNFINDYILLEPSGSELTIRGAFPVWQYRQVNARFLGVDFDFNYRIADHWDFTHKFSYVHAKDTSRDRPLVDIPSANTSNRITFTKPEWKNLQITLRSDYYFRQNEYPNNNFDVRVVENGEYVNREMDISTPPDAYHLLGLDASARFPFVKNSEITVGLSADNLFNTNYRDYLNRLRFYADDLGRNFRLQIKINY; this is encoded by the coding sequence ATGAAATTAGCATTTCCCTTATTCCTGTTGATTTCCCTTTTCGGGAATATTGAAGCAGCCCTGTCACAAAACTGCACGGCTGTATTTAAAGGAGAAGTTGTAGACTTTCACGACGGTAAACCTCTTGTGAATGCCCTGGTACAACTTGGCGACACCGGCAAGGTGACCGCCACGGACATCGATGGTAAATTTACCCTTAGCGGTATATGTCCGGGCAGTTACGAGGTGGAGATCTCCCACGAATCCTGTACCACCCGGATCATGACCATTGCGATCACGGGGACAACCACTAAACGCATTACTTTGGAACACCACCTTGAAGAACTCAAGGAAGTGGTTGTTGAAGGCAGCAGGGATCATCCCGTCACCAACTCGGCAACCGAGCAGATACTCCACTCCGATGTCATCGAAAAGTTCAGCAGTGCTTCTCTCGGCGATGCCTTAAAGGAAATAAGCGGTGTATCTTCCCTGAATACGGGGAGTTCCATTGTAAAACCGGTAATACAGGGATTACACAGCAGCAGGGTAGTCACTATGAACAACGGTGTGAGGCTACAGGACCAGGAATGGGGAATGGAACACGCCCCCAACCTGGACCTGAACGCAGCGGGAAGCCTTACCGTGGTAAAGGGAGCCGCGGCACTTCAGTACGGCGGTGATGCCATAGGCGGAGTGATCATTGCAGAACCGAAAAATATCCCGGTCAAAGACACCCTCTACGGAAAAACACTGCTTTCCGGTGCCACCAACGGCCGGGGCGGGGCCCTGGTATCCTCCCTTACAAAGAGCTATGAAAGCGGGTGGTACTGGTCGGCCCAGGGTACGCTAAAACGCTTTGGCGATTTTGAAGCCCCCGATTATTCCCTGACCAATACAGGGTATTCGCAACAGGCTTTTACCGCTTCTTTCGGGCTCAACAAGTTTACTTACGGTTTTGATGCCTACTACAGCTTTTACCGAAATGAGATCGGCATATTGAGGGCCTCACATATTGGCAGCCAGGAAGACCTTCTGAATGCCATTAACAGCCGGGCCCCCTATATCATCGAACCGTTTTCATACGATATCAATGCTCCCAAACAGGAAGTTACCCACCACCTGGCAAAACTCCGTTTTTTCAAACGGTTTGAAAAGCTCGGGAAATGGAGCGTACAATATGATTTCCAGCAAAACAACCGGCGGGAATACGATGTTCGCAGGGGAGCGCTCAAAGGTGTCCCTGCCATGGACATGGAACTGACCACACATACATTGTCCTCCGATTTTCTGTTTGATGCCCAAAGCGGGCGGAAAATAAATACAGGGGTCATGTTCCGGTATCAAACCAATTTTCCCGACCCTGAAACAGGAGTGCGCAGGCTTATTCCGGACTACGATCGTTATGATTTCGGCGCTTATGCCTCGCTCCGGCAATACCTTACGGATGACCTGATACTGGATGCAGGTGCACGCTATGACTTTACACGGACGGATGCCAAGAAATTCTACAAAAAAGACCGTTGGGAAGACCAGGGATACGATGAAGACTTTCAGGATATCATCATTGAGGATTATGACGACCAATGGCTGACCAACCCGGTTTTTGATTTTCACAGTGTTTCGGCTACGGCAGGGCTCAAATATCAGACCGTTTCAGATGAGTTCCTCTTTAATTATGCTCTGGCCAACCGGGCACCGAACCCGGCCGAAATGTTCAGTGACGGACTTCATCATTCGGCGGCAGCCATAGAACTGGGCGACCTTAGAATGGACCAGGAAACCTCGCATAAGTTGTCCCTGGCGTATTCCAGGGAAAGCCGTAAACTCCGGTTTACCCTCGCCCCTTACGTCAACTTTATCAACGATTACATACTCCTGGAACCTTCCGGAAGTGAACTCACCATACGCGGTGCTTTCCCGGTATGGCAATACAGGCAGGTCAATGCCAGGTTCCTCGGTGTGGACTTTGATTTTAATTACAGGATAGCAGACCATTGGGATTTTACACACAAGTTTTCTTATGTACACGCCAAAGACACAAGCAGGGACAGGCCCCTTGTGGATATACCGTCCGCAAATACCTCAAACCGGATTACATTCACAAAACCCGAGTGGAAAAACCTGCAAATTACCCTGAGAAGCGATTATTATTTCAGGCAAAACGAATACCCGAACAACAATTTTGATGTAAGGGTTGTGGAAAACGGGGAATACGTCAATCGCGAAATGGATATAAGCACACCTCCGGATGCCTACCATCTTTTGGGACTGGACGCCTCGGCAAGGTTTCCTTTTGTTAAAAATTCGGAAATCACGGTAGGATTATCCGCCGATAACCTTTTTAATACCAATTACAGGGACTACCTGAACAGGCTTCGTTTCTATGCCGATGACCTGGGCAGGAATTTCCGCTTACAAATAAAGATCAATTACTAA
- a CDS encoding type 1 periplasmic binding fold superfamily protein: MKTIRLLAFLFTGTILLASCSSDDDNPDPVNEEELITRVTVTLSTEGEEDVTLEFADESGLGHDHDEEEEGSEEDHDHLEGTVSGPLKPNTTYTGSISLLNESVSPADDITEEVKEEADEHQFFYQNIDGLDITNFTYTDAESDYIEDGSDNPVGLSFTLTTGAASHGDLRIVLRHQPVKPNTGLEDAGGETDMDISFHVDIE, encoded by the coding sequence ATGAAAACAATCAGATTACTGGCATTTTTATTTACGGGAACAATTTTACTGGCCTCATGTTCCAGTGACGATGACAATCCCGATCCTGTTAACGAAGAAGAACTGATAACCAGAGTTACAGTCACCCTGAGTACAGAAGGTGAAGAAGATGTAACCCTGGAATTTGCCGACGAAAGCGGCCTGGGACACGATCATGATGAAGAGGAAGAAGGAAGTGAAGAAGATCACGACCACCTCGAGGGTACTGTTTCCGGTCCTTTAAAGCCGAACACAACCTACACGGGCTCCATTAGTCTGTTGAACGAATCCGTATCTCCTGCTGACGACATTACCGAAGAAGTCAAGGAAGAAGCCGATGAGCACCAATTCTTCTACCAAAACATAGATGGACTGGACATTACGAATTTCACTTATACAGACGCCGAATCCGACTATATTGAGGACGGCTCGGATAATCCTGTAGGGCTGAGTTTTACATTAACAACAGGGGCGGCAAGTCATGGCGACCTGAGAATCGTACTTCGTCACCAGCCCGTAAAACCCAATACCGGGCTTGAAGATGCAGGCGGGGAAACCGACATGGATATAAGTTTTCACGTAGATATCGAATAA
- the mscL gene encoding large-conductance mechanosensitive channel protein MscL gives MGFFKDFKSFLLKGDIVNLATAVIIAGAFGKIVSSFTNDLLMPPIGLVLGNVNFADLKYELREAVTDASGEITRAAVSINYGNFIQLVIDFIIIGFCIFMVLKAYERTRKKEKPAPAAPAGPTQEELLAEIRDLLKK, from the coding sequence ATGGGTTTCTTTAAGGATTTTAAATCGTTCCTGTTAAAGGGCGATATCGTTAACCTTGCCACAGCCGTTATCATAGCAGGTGCGTTTGGCAAGATCGTCTCTTCGTTTACCAACGACCTTTTAATGCCTCCGATAGGACTGGTATTGGGAAATGTAAATTTTGCCGACCTGAAATATGAACTCCGCGAAGCCGTTACCGACGCTTCCGGGGAAATTACCAGGGCAGCGGTTTCCATTAATTACGGTAACTTTATCCAACTGGTTATTGATTTTATTATTATCGGATTTTGTATATTTATGGTATTGAAAGCCTATGAAAGGACCCGGAAAAAGGAAAAACCGGCACCGGCAGCTCCTGCAGGCCCCACACAGGAAGAATTGCTTGCAGAAATAAGGGATTTGTTGAAAAAATAG
- a CDS encoding aspartate-semialdehyde dehydrogenase: protein MKVAVVGATGMVGEVMLQVLAERRFPVTELLPVASERSVGKEILFQGKPYKVIGLEEAVAAQPAIALFSAGGATSLEWAPKFAAAGTTVIDNSSAWRMDPDKKLVVPEINGDQVTGEDKIIANPNCSTIQMVMALAPLHKEYTIKRVVVSTYQSITGTGVKAVRQLQNEYEDKQGEMAYPYPIHKNALPHCDVFEENGYTKEEMKLVRETQKILNDNTIAVTSTAIRIPVVGGHSESVNLQFENDFDINDIRKILSETPGVTVQDNPDTNTYPMPIYAQGKDDVFVGRIRRDHSQPNSLNLWIVADNLRKGAATNAVQIAEHLVAHQLEV from the coding sequence ATGAAAGTTGCAGTTGTAGGCGCCACCGGTATGGTTGGCGAAGTTATGTTACAGGTGCTTGCAGAGCGCCGTTTTCCCGTGACAGAATTATTGCCCGTTGCTTCGGAAAGATCCGTGGGCAAGGAAATACTCTTCCAGGGCAAACCCTATAAAGTGATCGGCCTGGAAGAAGCAGTAGCTGCCCAACCGGCAATTGCCCTGTTTTCAGCAGGAGGGGCCACTTCACTGGAATGGGCACCCAAATTTGCCGCTGCAGGCACTACTGTTATCGACAATTCCTCGGCCTGGCGTATGGACCCCGATAAAAAACTTGTGGTTCCCGAGATCAACGGCGACCAGGTAACCGGGGAAGACAAGATCATTGCCAACCCCAACTGCTCTACCATACAGATGGTCATGGCCCTTGCGCCCTTACATAAAGAATATACCATAAAAAGAGTGGTGGTTTCTACCTACCAGTCCATTACCGGTACAGGTGTTAAAGCCGTACGCCAACTCCAGAATGAGTATGAAGACAAGCAGGGTGAAATGGCGTATCCCTACCCCATACACAAAAATGCATTGCCGCATTGCGATGTCTTTGAAGAGAACGGGTATACCAAAGAAGAAATGAAGCTGGTAAGGGAAACCCAGAAAATACTGAATGACAACACTATTGCAGTTACCTCTACCGCTATCCGGATACCCGTGGTAGGCGGGCACAGCGAGTCCGTTAACCTGCAATTCGAAAATGATTTCGACATCAACGATATCAGGAAGATACTCAGCGAAACCCCGGGAGTGACCGTACAGGACAATCCGGATACCAACACCTACCCCATGCCCATCTATGCACAGGGCAAGGACGACGTTTTTGTTGGCCGGATACGCCGCGACCATTCCCAGCCCAACAGCCTGAATCTCTGGATCGTTGCCGACAACCTGAGGAAAGGAGCTGCCACCAATGCGGTGCAAATTGCAGAACACCTCGTTGCACATCAACTGGAAGTATAA